From the genome of Candidatus Defluviilinea proxima:
CATCAATTGCACAAAGGCACTCATCAATGCCGGTGTAACGCGGATCGTATACAGTGTCGCTTATCGCAATGATGAGAATGCCATGAATTTTCTTAAAGCCGCCAATATCGAAATTTCGCAAAAAGAATATTTTCCTGAATGATTGAAATTTGCAACAAAAAAGCCACACGATACATGTGTGGCTTTTTTGTTTATTAGATTTACTTACTCACTAGGGACAACAACCCACATGATGATGTAGATCAACAACCCCGGTACCCCGCCCGGAACGAAGGCAAGCAGCATCGCCAGGCGGAACCAGAATGAACTGATACCATAGAATTCGGCGAGTCCGCCACAGATGCCTGCAACCATGCGGTTGTTACGTGAACGGCGTAAAGCTGGTTTGTGTTGTACGGTCATTTTTTATACTCCTATTTTTCCTTTGATTTCAATTGTATTTACGCAACTGCGGGCGCAAAGTAGCAAGGGAAAAATCGAAGTGAGAAAGGGTGATTCGAAACAGGAGCAGGTATCGGGTCAGGTTGAGGCGGGCGGCGGGGATTTGGAGCGTACGATCAAAGAGAGGCCCGCCGCCTTCCAAAGTATCAGATGACGGAATTTGCACTCGCGGGTACAATACTGACATTCGGGTTACCCGAATAAAACTACCCTTGCGGTATAAAACCACTTATGAGAGTATGGCCTATTCAAATTTAACAAGACCGATTTCCACCCACGCAGTTTCAAACGTAATTCACAAACCCTTCTGGCTGGACGACCCGCTTCGTCCCGACCCCCACCCTGATCTGACAAAAGAAATATCCACTGACCTGCTCGTGATTGGCGCAGGTTTTTCCGGCTTGTGGACAGCGCTTCTCGCAAAGGAGGAGAACCCTGCGCGCGATGTGGTGATCCTCGAGGGCGGTGAGATCGCCACTGGCGCCAGCGGGCGCAATGGCGGCTTCATGGACGCATCCCTCACGCACGGATTCTCGAACGGCCTTTCACGTTGGCCGAAAGAGTTTCGTACCTTGTTCGCGTTGGGGCTTCAGAACTTGAAAGAGATCGAAGAGACCCTACAACGGTACAACATTGACTGCGATTACATCCGCACAGGCGATATCGATATGGCAACCGAGCCGCATCACATCGAAGAGATGAAAGAGGAAATCGAGGAAGCCGCCTCATTCAACACGAACTTCCAATTCATGGACCGTGACGAGGTGCAAGCAGTCGTCAAATCGCCGCTTTTTATCGCTGGCATGAAACGTCCCGATTCCTCATTGGTCAACCCCGCCCACCTTGCTTGGGGGCTTCGCAAAGTTTGCATTGACTTAGGCGTGCAGATCTACGAGAACTCTCCTGTCACAAGACTCGAAGAGAATGGTGATCGCGTGATCGCTCATACCCCTCATGGACGCGTTCGCGCTTCACGCGTTGCCGTTGCAACTAATGCCTTCCCGCCTCTGTTCAAGAAGCTATCATACTACGTTGTACCAGTCTATGACTACGCCCTGATGACCGAACCGCTCACAACCGCCCAACGTGATTCCATTGGATGGTATGGGCGTGAAGGGCTCAGCGACGCGAGCAGGCAATTCCACTACACACGCACCACCAAAGATGGTCGCATTCTCTGGGGTGGGTATGACGCGGTCTATTATTGGAATAACGGCTTTGGCCCTGCCCACGAAACATCACAAACAGAGTTTGAACGGTTGGCTGAACATTTCTTTCAGACATTCCCTCAACTCGAAGGGCTTCAGTTCTCGCATGCCTGGGGCGGCGCCATTGATACATGCTCACGTTTCAGTCCGTTTTGGGGGACGGAACATCATGGAAAAACAGCTTACTCTGTCGGCTTCACAGGGCTGGGCGTAAGCGCAACCCGCTTCGGTGCAAACGTAATGCTTGATCTACTCTACAACAGAAAGACCGAACGCACCGAACTCGAATTTGTAAGAACGAAACCTCTTCCTTTTCCGCCTGAACCATTTCGTTCCATCGGCATCAACCTCACGCGTTGGTCCATGGACAAAGTGGATCGCAACGGCGGCCGCGAAAACCTCTGGCTTCGGGCCATGGATTGGCTCGGGCTGGGCTTCGACAGTTAGTCAAGGAACATTTGACTCCTTCATTTCGTCACCTTTGAAATGAAGGAGTCAAAATGAAAACCAAATCTTTAGTGTTTCTTTTAGTTATAGCAATATTCGTTAGTGCATGTGTCCCAGCAGTCGCATCTCCTGAGCCTATATCAACGACTGTTGAAGAAACTTCCCCCATACCAACACAAACGCAAGAGCCATCACAACCTGAAATACCCGTTGTTCCCAGTGTATGGAAAACGATCCGCGATCCGAGATATGGCTTCGGACTCGCTGTCCCATGTTGGTGGCTGGTTAGCCCGATCCCTGCAGAGGGAGTTGGCGGTGTAATGATCATCAAAAATTATGATGAGGCATATTTCAACGCGAACTCAAAGAAAGGCTTTTGGGAGTGGCCCAATGGCACACTCAAATTAGATATCGTTATTATGGAAGGTGTTGATCCTGCAAAATCAGAGACAGATGCCTACGTGCAATTTATCGACCCAACTACAACAGGGCTTGTATCTGCCGAAACACAACAGATCAGTTCGCGTACGGTAACCGTGGTCACCCTTTCAAATCTTGTCAACACCAATGACCCGCATACAAAATTGTTCATCTTTCGTCTTGCACCAGATAAACTGCTCATAGTCGCGCCCACGCCGCAAAACATCATCGATGCCCCCGACTTCCAAGCTGTCCTTCAATCCATTGTTCTAACAGCCGATGAGCAAGTCATACTCCCCACGATCACTCCTGCCCCAGCGCTGATCAATGCGTCTTGTGTGCAATAACTTCCGCTAACGAATCAGAAACACAAAGGGGCAAACCCCGCTCTTTTGTGTTTCTGATTTTATTTCACTCGCAACAGGGCTGCCCGCCAAGATCGCGAGTAAACTCACATCCATATCACACAACTCAGGGTGCTTCCCAACAACGCTCGCGTAGGGACAATGCCCCAAAATGATCCTCGGCCCTGTCGCACCCGCTTCCCAGCGCGCGTGATAATTCATCTGATTTAATTTCTGGACGACAAGGGCTAGTCGTTTGGCAACGGGTTGACTTGTAAAATCAGAATCCCCGGCCAGATGTTTCGCCAGCGCTTCCATCTTTAACTTTGAGCCTGCCTCCGTCAAAAGGGCCTCGCTCAACGCGGACAAATTATCCCCCAACACCTTGCGGGGAATCGAATACACCTTCTCCGGCCTGCCTCGCCCTTCACGCCCTCGCACCGATTCCATTTCCAACCGCTCATCCGCAACCATCACCCGAAGATGATGTCTCACCGTCGCCGCGGACATCTTCAACGAACGCGAAATCTCTCTCGCAGAAGCAGTGCGATTCTTGGTGAGGTAGGCTAGAACTTTCTGGCGGGCGGTTATCATTTCAAGTTCACCTTGGTGGTTGAGTAGCCCTGTCGCGCTGAGTGGAGCGATAGCGAAGTCGAAGCGTGGCACTGCGTATCGAAACCACAAGTTGTCATATGGCTGTGATGATTATACTCACTTTCTTATTTATATAAAAATATTTTTATATAATTCAATTGACTTTGACTAGCCAAGTGCTATAATCTCACAAAACTTATGGAATTCCACAACTATATCAACGGCAAGTGGGTCAAAGGGCGGAATTCATTTCAGACCATCAATCCCGCCAACGAAGAGTTGGTGGCAGAGATTGCACAAGCCGAACTCATTGATGTAGATACCGCAGTCCAAGCAGCCAAAGAAGCCTTTAAATCATGGAGACTCGTCCCTGCCCCATTGCGCGGAGAGATGCTCTTCAAAGTCGGTGACATCCTCAAAGGTAAAAAAGAAGAACTCGCGCAACTACTTACGCGCGATATGGGTAAGGTCATCGCCGAAGCGCGTGGTGATGTGCAGGAAGCCGTTGATATGGCTTACTTCATGGGTGGAGAAGGACGTCGTTTACTTGGTTATACAGCTCCCGTGGAAATGATGAACAAATTCGGCATGGCTGTTCGTGATCCATCCGGTGTCGTTGGTCTCATCACTCCCTGGAACTTCCCCATCGCTGTCCCTTCATGGAAGATATTCCCAGCGCTCGTTGCAGGCAATACGATCATTTGGAAACCATCACCAGAGACTCCCGCCATCTCGGCCGCTTTCGTCAAAGTGTTTGAAGAAGCTGGAATTCCCGCTGGTGTCTTTAACCTCATTATGGCCCCCAGCGCGGACGTGGGTAAAGCGCTCGTTGAACACCCTGACGTGCGTGTGCTTTCGTTTACGGGTTCAACAACCACAGGCCGTGCCATTGCTGAAATGGCTGGTAAACATAATAAGAAATTATCGCTTGAAATGGGCGGAAAGAATGCCATCATCGTCATGGATGATGCAAACCTTGAATTAGTAACAGACGCAACTCTCTGGGCCGCATTTGGCACAACAGGTCAACGCTGTACCGCCGCAAGCAGACTCATTGTTCAAAAAGGGATTGCAAGCAAAGTCAAAGAGTCGCTTGTCGAACGTACGAAGAAACTCAAGCTCGGAGATGGTCTCGACCCCAAAGTGGACGTCGGTCCCGTCATCAACAAAGCCGCTCTCGAACGAATCCACAACTATGTACAACTCGGCCAACAAGAAGGCGCAAGACTCCTTGTCGGCGGCAACAAAGCGTCCGTTTCTGTCCGTGAATCCGTTTCAAAGTCCGTTGATAAAGGCTTTTTCTACGAACCAACTTTATTTGACGGAGTCAGACCCGGGTCCACGCTTGAAGCGGAAGAGGTCTTTGGCCCAGTGCTTTCGATCATCGAAGTCGAGTCGTTTGAGGAAGCCATCGAAGTCAACAATCGTTCCAAATACGGACTTTCCACTTCGATCTTCACACAAGATGTAAACCGCGCCTTCACTGCCATGCGCGATATTTTTACAGGTTTAGTCTATATCAACCACGGAACCACTGGCGCAGAGATCCAATTTCCGTTCGGCGGTGTGCGAGGCACGGGCAACGGCCACCGCGAAGCCGGGCAAGCCGCGCTCGAAGTGTTTACCGAATGGAAATCCATTTACGTGGATTATTCAGGCAAATTACAACGCGCCCAGATCGATAATAGAGAAGAATCGTGAACCGAAAAAATATTTATCTCGCGATTTCCCTCATAGGTTTGTTCGCACCCTATTGTTTTCTCTTAAAGTTTCTTAGGGCCTATGGGTTAGATGTTTCTTTGCTCTTCCAACAATTATTTGCCAACAATATATCAACCTTCTTTGTCGTTGACTTAATCATCTCGATCATTGTGTTTTGGATCTACATGGTCAGTGAAGCTACAAAACTGCAAATGAAGAACTGGTGGTTATATATTCTCGCATCGTTAACTGTAGGTCTTTCGTTTGCCTTGCCACTCTTTTTATACTTTCGAGAACGAAAACTGGAAAGCAAATGACCCTGAATTGGGAAGCGACCTACGCAATAGCAATGGAACTTCGTCGGCAACACAAGGATATCAACATTGAAGAGGTGACATTGCGACAAATCTACGATTGGACAATGCAACTTTCGGAATTCGAGGATGATCCCGCACTCGCGAACGACGACATCCTTTATGCAATCTATCAAGACTGGTTCGAGGAGAACATCAATGGACAATGAAAAGTTAAGCCTGCCTCAATACGACATTCCTGAAGACATTCAGAATGCCGTGGCCATCACCACGCTTGACCGCCTCTACAACTGGGGGCGTCGCTCATCGGTATGGCCGCTCATGTTCGGCCTTGCGTGTTGCGCCATCGAAATGATCGCCGCGCAAGCCTCACGCTACGACATGGCCCGCTTCGGTATGGAGGTCATGCGCCCCACCCCGCGTCAGGCGGATATGATGCTCGTCTCAGGCACGGTCACCAAGAAAATGGTACCTGCCATCGTGCGTCTCTACAATCAAATGCCTGAACCAAAATATGTTGTCGCCATGGGTGCGTGTGCATCGGGTGGCGGCCCGTTCAAGGAGGGGTACAACGTCGTCGCAGGCATCGATAAGTTCCTGCCTGTCGATGTCTACATCCCCGGCTGTCCTCCCACCCCGCAGGCGCTCATCGCAGGCATGATCAAATTACAAGAGAAGATCGATAAGGAGAGTATCAAAAAGGTCTCCTGGTATAACAAGAAGAATAAAGGACAAGACGTCAACTATGTCCCCGTCCCGATCCTCGGACCTGACCTGATCGACCCACGTCGCAATGCAGAGATCAAAGCGACAGCCGCAGTGAAGGAGAGTGCATCATGACCGCTCCCGCCTCCACCTTAACTGTTGATCTGGTTCAGCGCTTCCCCGGCATTGTCTCCGCTGAGACTCGCCCCGGCTTCACAGGTTTCATCGTCGAAAAAGATAAACTCGTCGAAGTAGCCACCGCCATCCGCGATGAATTTGGCTATGACTTTCTCACCGCTCTCACCGCTGTAGATTACCTCCCCGACAACAAAATGGAAGTGGTCTACCATGCCTATAAAACTACTGGTGGCCCCGGTCTTGTCTTCCGCGTACAAGTTCCGCGCGTAGACCCGATCGAAATCCCGTCCTTGATCAATGTGTATCCCCGGAGCAGACCTGCAAGAACGCGAAGCCTGGGACCTTTTCGGAATCAAATTCACCGGCCATCCCGACCTGCGCCGCATTCTCATGTGGGAAGGATACGAAGGTCACCCCCTCCGCAAGGATTGGCAGGAGCCCTTTTACGAAGAAGAGTTCAAACCATTCAAGAGCCGCTGGCCCGAAGGTAAGCATACGCTTGCAGAAGAAAAGAATCCATTCAAAGACAATCTCAAGTTCCCGCAGAACTTCGATCCCGAGAAATGGGTTCCCGATAACGAAGAAAGCCTCTACACATCCCTCAAGCGATACACCGTCGCAAATGAAGACGGGATGAACACCGACCGCATCGTGGTCAACATGGGACCCCACCATCCATCCACGCATGGCGTGTTCCGTGCCGCTCTCACACTCGATGGTGAGACCATCGTCGGTTTGAAGCCTGTGGTTGGGTATCTGCATCGCAATCACGACAAGATCGGCGAGCGTAACACGTTCCTCCAGAACATGCCCTACACAGACCGTCTCGATTACTTCAACTCCATGAGCAATAATCTCGGGTATGCCATCACCGTCGAAAAGCTGATGAATATCCCTGTCGCCGAACGCGCTGAGTATATTCGCGTGATCATGGCGGAGTTGAGCCGTGTTCAGAACCATCTTGTTTTCATTGGCATGTTGCTCAACGACCTCGGCGCAATGTACACGCCTGCGCTGTATGCTTTTGAAGAGCGCGAGCTCATTCTCGATATCTTCGAAGCGGTCTCCGGCGCACGCATGATGTGCAATTACCTGCGCTTCGGTGGTGTTGTCCGCGATATTCCTCCCTACGTGATGCAAAAGATCAAGGATTTGGTCACCGACCGTCTCCCCGCCAAGACCGATGAAATGGAACGTCTCTTGAGCGAGAATGAAGTATTCGTCTCGCGCTTGAAAGGCGTGCGCGTGGTGGATGCTGAAACAGCGATCAAGTATTCAGTAACCGGCCCTGTTCTGCGTGCCGCAGGCGTGCCATATGACCTTCGTCGTGCTGATCCTTACTCGATCTATGACCGTTTTGATTTCGATGTGGCGGTCCGCCAGAACGGTGACATGATGGATAACTACCTCATCCGCTTGGATGAAATTCGACAGTCGCTTCGCATTCTGGAGCAGGCTGTCAAACAAATTCCCGATGGGCCGATCAACTCTCAGAAACCGGCGTACCAGGTCCGGGTCCCGGCAGGTGAGGCGTATGGTCGCATTGAGTCACCTAAAGGTGAGTTGGCGTTCTATGTCGTATCGAATGGCAAGCCGAATCCGTGGCGCTATCATGTGCGGCCTGCTTCGTTCGTGAACATCACCTGCCTCGAGCAGATGTGTATCGGCACCAAGATCGCAGACTTCGTGGCATTGCTCGGCATGCTCGATATCGTGATGGGCGAGTTGGATCGCTAAGAGGAGATGAATATGTACGGAAAAGGTATTCTCAAAGGATTGAGCGTCACCTGGAAGCGATTCTGGGATACGTATACAGAAGATATTTCGTGGATGCTGAGCGGTAAGAAGCGTTATTACACGGAGGAAGGTATCAAGCATCGCGCCAGCAAACACACCAAAGGCATTTTCACGGTGCAATATCCGGAAGAACAGTTGATCCAACCGGAAGAGTTCCGTTATGTGCCGTTCCTTGTATATGATGAAGGCGCAGAAGGGAAGAAAGAAGTGCGCTGTACTTCGTGCGGTATCTGCGCGAAAGTTTGCCCGCCACAATGTATTTGGATCGTGCGATCAAACGACCCGAATACTGGCCGTCCCATCCCAGAGCCAACTGAGTTCTACATTGATGCGGACGTCTGCATGAACTGTGGTTTCTGCGCTGAGTACTGCCCGTTCGATGCGATCATCATGGATCATGATTTCGATATCGCATCCTACACCCGTAACGTCTACGGCATGGATAAATTGCTCAAGCCAGCCTCGTATTATAAGAACATCCGCCCCGAAAATTACGAGCGGAATGACGCCGAACGCAAAGCAAAAGAAGCAGCAAGAGCTGCCAAAGCTGCCGCAAAACCTGCGGCACCTGCATCCTAATTCACCACAAAGAGCCCAAGGGACACAAAGGTTTGATCGATAAAACTTTTGTGTCCCTAATGTTCTTGGTGTTTAAATCATTTACACAGGTATAACCAAATGACTCAAATCACAAAAGAAGCGATATTAGCCGCACTGGGAACAGTGCAGGAACCTGAATTACACCAGGATCTCGTAACACTCAATATGATCCGCGAGTTGGAGATCGATGGAGACAAAGTCTCGTTTACCGTCATGCTGACCACGCCCGCCTGCCCCTTGCGTGGAAAGATCGAAGCAGACGTGAGGAAGGCTGTCAAGTCTGTAGATGGCGTGAAAGAGATCGCTGTCAAAATGGACTCGGATGTACCAAACGATGGCCGCATGCGCGGGCTTGTCAATATGCCGATTCGTAATGCGATTGCTGTTGGCTCCGGCAAAGGTGGCGTTGGTAAATCCACAGTGTCGGTCAATCTGGCAGTGGCGTTAGCCAAAAGCGGAGCGCGCGTCGGGTTGATGGATGCAGATATCTACGGTCCGAACATCCCCACCATGTTGGGTGTGGAAAAACTCCCGCCGCCTAACGGACCGCGTCTCATTCCTGCTGAAGCATATGGCATCAAGATGATCTCGATGGGACTGCTCGTGAAACCCGGTCAACCTCTCATTTGGCGTGGACCGATGCTCAATTCGGCCATTCGTCAATTTTTGGGCGATGTGGAATGGGGCGAGTTAGATTACCTGATCATTGACCTGCCTCCGGGTACGGGCGATGCGTCTTTGTCACTGGCGCAGGCATTGCCGTTGAGCGGCGCGGTGATCGTGACACTTCCGCAGTTGGTATCGCTTGAAGATGCCGGGCGTGGATTGAACATGTTCAAGACTCTTGAAGTTCCGATCCTGGGCATTGTCGAGAATATGTCCTATCTCGATCTGCCAGATGGTTCACGCATGGACTTGTTCGGCTCCGGCGGCGGTGAAGCATTGGCTAAGGCTACTGACACTACTCTTCTTGGTATGGTGCCGATCGATCAGAACGTGCGCATCGGCGGCGATACCGGCAAGCCTATTGTGGACGCATACCCCGAGTCCACGGTGGCGATTGCATTGACCAATATCGCGCAAAAGATCGCGGCACAAGTCAGTGTGGCGGCGTTGAGCGCAAAGAACGACATGCCGATCAATATCGTGGAATAATAATCTTCACAGTAATAAAAAATAAAAGGGTTTGACGGTAAAGCATCGTCAAACCCTTTTTTGTAAAGAGTATAATGATTCCTGTGTGATAAGATCTTTTTATAAATAGGAGACCATATGCTCATTCGACAGATTCCACTAAAACGAGGCGTAACCGTAAGGGCGGTCAATATTTCGGACAATAATGAAATTCCAGAGGCACTGACACAATTGGGCATACCATATCCCAAAACATCCATTGTCCTTGTAGGTGGTGCAGGTGGGATCGGCTTCATGGAGAAGTTCCCCATGAAGAAGGCCATTAGCATCGTAGCGCGTCTCGCAGAGGAAACTCAGTCCGTTATTGTGGATGGAGGCACGCAAGCCGGTATCATGGAAGAGATTGGGAAGCAGAGGAAAAAGAACGGGTATACCTTTCCACTGATTGGCGTAGTTTTCGATAGTCTCGTCATCAACGAAGATCCCAAATCCATACTGGACCCGAATCACACACACTTCTTTTTGATCCCCGGATCAGATTGGGGCGATGAATCAGGTTGGATCGCAAAGATAGCTACCGCCGTAGCAGGAGCCGAGAAGTCCATCACTGTTCTTGTTAATGGTGGCAACATCTCACGAACGGATGTGTATTATGGCCTATTGGAGAATCGTCAAGCTTTTGTGATGCGCGGGACCGGACGAATGGCAGACGAGATCACCATCACCAACAATATAATAGCGATCGATATCTCACAGAAGCCCGACAAAATCCTGGAAATTTTGAAAGAGAAACTGGTTTAACCTGTTAGAGAACCTATCGGAGATGTTTGTTGGCTGTAGAGTGATTGCAATTGAGTTGTTGTAATTGTGAACCATGGTCGTGGGTATACTGCGACCATGATGAACGATACACTCACCTTCGACAAAATCTCCCTTCTACGCATCGCCTTCAAGGGGCTGGAAGATGGCGAACTGCAGGAAATGGCAGACTTGACCGAACTCCGCACCTACCCGCCGGGGCACGTCTTGTGCCAGGAAGGTGCGTACGAGGATGTATTCTATATCGTCGCGGATGGGACTATCGTCGTCACCAAGAAAATGCTCGACGATGAAGGGGAACGCACCCTCCGCATAGGTGGCCGAGGCGATCTGGTCGGCGAGATGGCATTGATCCAAAACGTGCCGCGTGCCGCTACTGTGCGTGCGACCACCGAATGCACCGTGCTGGAAATGGAAAAGCAGGATTTCGAAACCATTCTCAGCCGCAGTCCGCGTATGGCTTTGGATATCATTCGCATTACGTTGGACCGCATCCGCGCCAACGATCAGACCATGATTGCCGAACTGCAAAAATCGAACAAGGTGCTCCGTCAACTCGACCGCAACAAACTGGAATTTATTCAGGTTGCCGCACACGAACTTCGTACGCCGCTGACGGTTCTAAAAGGATACGTCAACGTTCTGCGTTCGTTCAGTAGCACAGGCATGAATACCGCACTTGGCGACGTGGTGCAGGGCATCTTCAAAGGAACTGACCGCATCCACGAGATCGTCAACTTGATGTTGGATGTGACGCGTATCGACGCAGAGACTCTCAAACGAGGCTCGGTGCCAGTCTCATTGAAACATGTAATAGATGATCTCGCCCGTGACCTGAGAAAAGCCGCCGCCGAAAGGAACATTGAGATCAACACGGAACATGAGGAAGGCGTCCCAACCATCAATGGCGACCCAACTCTGATCTCAAAAGCGCTGTATCACTTGATCGTCAACGCCATCAAATACACGCCAGATGGCGGCAGGGTTTTTCTCAATACACACCCCGTCGTCATGGACGATACCATGCGCGGCGTTGAGGTGACCGTGACAGACACCGGCATCGGGCTGGATGCTGAGCACCACGAACTTGTTTTCGAAAAGTTCTATCAGGTGGGCAGTGTCGCGATCCACTCATCTGGTAAAACAACGTTCAAGGGTGGTGGCCCCGGGTTAGGGCTGGCGATCGTGCGAGGTGTGGCACGCGCTCATGGCGGAAAAGTATGGGTCGAAAGTGCCGGGTATGATGAAGTTGCGCTACCGGGCAGTACATTCCATTTGCAGTTGCCCATCAATCCACCAAAGACATCAGCATAAACTAAAAGGCCTGACGATGTTTCGTCAGGCCTTTTTTATTTAACAGCACATAATTTTAGCCGAATGTGATTCCAAGGTCACGTGCAGTTTGGACGATATCGGAATCGAGCGGCACTTTCTTCATCTTGCCCATCGCTTCTTCAATCGGAACATACTTGACCTG
Proteins encoded in this window:
- a CDS encoding winged helix-turn-helix transcriptional regulator is translated as MITARQKVLAYLTKNRTASAREISRSLKMSAATVRHHLRVMVADERLEMESVRGREGRGRPEKVYSIPRKVLGDNLSALSEALLTEAGSKLKMEALAKHLAGDSDFTSQPVAKRLALVVQKLNQMNYHARWEAGATGPRIILGHCPYASVVGKHPELCDMDVSLLAILAGSPVASEIKSETQKSGVCPFVFLIR
- a CDS encoding Mrp/NBP35 family ATP-binding protein, yielding MTQITKEAILAALGTVQEPELHQDLVTLNMIRELEIDGDKVSFTVMLTTPACPLRGKIEADVRKAVKSVDGVKEIAVKMDSDVPNDGRMRGLVNMPIRNAIAVGSGKGGVGKSTVSVNLAVALAKSGARVGLMDADIYGPNIPTMLGVEKLPPPNGPRLIPAEAYGIKMISMGLLVKPGQPLIWRGPMLNSAIRQFLGDVEWGELDYLIIDLPPGTGDASLSLAQALPLSGAVIVTLPQLVSLEDAGRGLNMFKTLEVPILGIVENMSYLDLPDGSRMDLFGSGGGEALAKATDTTLLGMVPIDQNVRIGGDTGKPIVDAYPESTVAIALTNIAQKIAAQVSVAALSAKNDMPINIVE
- a CDS encoding DUF2834 domain-containing protein, whose protein sequence is MNRKNIYLAISLIGLFAPYCFLLKFLRAYGLDVSLLFQQLFANNISTFFVVDLIISIIVFWIYMVSEATKLQMKNWWLYILASLTVGLSFALPLFLYFRERKLESK
- a CDS encoding PspC domain-containing protein, with protein sequence MTVQHKPALRRSRNNRMVAGICGGLAEFYGISSFWFRLAMLLAFVPGGVPGLLIYIIMWVVVPSE
- the nuoB gene encoding NADH-quinone oxidoreductase subunit NuoB; the encoded protein is MDNEKLSLPQYDIPEDIQNAVAITTLDRLYNWGRRSSVWPLMFGLACCAIEMIAAQASRYDMARFGMEVMRPTPRQADMMLVSGTVTKKMVPAIVRLYNQMPEPKYVVAMGACASGGGPFKEGYNVVAGIDKFLPVDVYIPGCPPTPQALIAGMIKLQEKIDKESIKKVSWYNKKNKGQDVNYVPVPILGPDLIDPRRNAEIKATAAVKESAS
- the iscX gene encoding Fe-S cluster assembly protein IscX — its product is MTLNWEATYAIAMELRRQHKDINIEEVTLRQIYDWTMQLSEFEDDPALANDDILYAIYQDWFEENINGQ
- a CDS encoding NADH-quinone oxidoreductase subunit C, which produces MTAPASTLTVDLVQRFPGIVSAETRPGFTGFIVEKDKLVEVATAIRDEFGYDFLTALTAVDYLPDNKMEVVYHAYKTTGGPGLVFRVQVPRVDPIEIPSLINVYPRSRPARTRSLGPFRNQIHRPSRPAPHSHVGRIRRSPPPQGLAGALLRRRVQTIQEPLARR
- a CDS encoding NADH-quinone oxidoreductase subunit D, which produces MNTDRIVVNMGPHHPSTHGVFRAALTLDGETIVGLKPVVGYLHRNHDKIGERNTFLQNMPYTDRLDYFNSMSNNLGYAITVEKLMNIPVAERAEYIRVIMAELSRVQNHLVFIGMLLNDLGAMYTPALYAFEERELILDIFEAVSGARMMCNYLRFGGVVRDIPPYVMQKIKDLVTDRLPAKTDEMERLLSENEVFVSRLKGVRVVDAETAIKYSVTGPVLRAAGVPYDLRRADPYSIYDRFDFDVAVRQNGDMMDNYLIRLDEIRQSLRILEQAVKQIPDGPINSQKPAYQVRVPAGEAYGRIESPKGELAFYVVSNGKPNPWRYHVRPASFVNITCLEQMCIGTKIADFVALLGMLDIVMGELDR
- a CDS encoding FAD-dependent oxidoreductase; this encodes MAYSNLTRPISTHAVSNVIHKPFWLDDPLRPDPHPDLTKEISTDLLVIGAGFSGLWTALLAKEENPARDVVILEGGEIATGASGRNGGFMDASLTHGFSNGLSRWPKEFRTLFALGLQNLKEIEETLQRYNIDCDYIRTGDIDMATEPHHIEEMKEEIEEAASFNTNFQFMDRDEVQAVVKSPLFIAGMKRPDSSLVNPAHLAWGLRKVCIDLGVQIYENSPVTRLEENGDRVIAHTPHGRVRASRVAVATNAFPPLFKKLSYYVVPVYDYALMTEPLTTAQRDSIGWYGREGLSDASRQFHYTRTTKDGRILWGGYDAVYYWNNGFGPAHETSQTEFERLAEHFFQTFPQLEGLQFSHAWGGAIDTCSRFSPFWGTEHHGKTAYSVGFTGLGVSATRFGANVMLDLLYNRKTERTELEFVRTKPLPFPPEPFRSIGINLTRWSMDKVDRNGGRENLWLRAMDWLGLGFDS
- a CDS encoding aldehyde dehydrogenase family protein produces the protein MEFHNYINGKWVKGRNSFQTINPANEELVAEIAQAELIDVDTAVQAAKEAFKSWRLVPAPLRGEMLFKVGDILKGKKEELAQLLTRDMGKVIAEARGDVQEAVDMAYFMGGEGRRLLGYTAPVEMMNKFGMAVRDPSGVVGLITPWNFPIAVPSWKIFPALVAGNTIIWKPSPETPAISAAFVKVFEEAGIPAGVFNLIMAPSADVGKALVEHPDVRVLSFTGSTTTGRAIAEMAGKHNKKLSLEMGGKNAIIVMDDANLELVTDATLWAAFGTTGQRCTAASRLIVQKGIASKVKESLVERTKKLKLGDGLDPKVDVGPVINKAALERIHNYVQLGQQEGARLLVGGNKASVSVRESVSKSVDKGFFYEPTLFDGVRPGSTLEAEEVFGPVLSIIEVESFEEAIEVNNRSKYGLSTSIFTQDVNRAFTAMRDIFTGLVYINHGTTGAEIQFPFGGVRGTGNGHREAGQAALEVFTEWKSIYVDYSGKLQRAQIDNREES
- a CDS encoding 4Fe-4S binding protein, coding for MYGKGILKGLSVTWKRFWDTYTEDISWMLSGKKRYYTEEGIKHRASKHTKGIFTVQYPEEQLIQPEEFRYVPFLVYDEGAEGKKEVRCTSCGICAKVCPPQCIWIVRSNDPNTGRPIPEPTEFYIDADVCMNCGFCAEYCPFDAIIMDHDFDIASYTRNVYGMDKLLKPASYYKNIRPENYERNDAERKAKEAARAAKAAAKPAAPAS